In a genomic window of Aeromonas veronii:
- a CDS encoding riboflavin synthase, whose amino-acid sequence MFTGIIEAVGTLAELRRQGDDMALTVHAPGLDFSDVKLGDSIATNGVCLTVVALGDKSYTADVSLETLSRTGFAAAKVGDRVNLEKALMPTSRLGGHLVSGHVDGVGEVKSVSSSGRAIEYWIKAPGELSRYIAEKGSIAVDGISLTVNAVQGDLFRLTIVPHTAQETTIASWRPGHKVNLEVDQIARYLERLMMGKPQESSASTLTMETLAKAGFL is encoded by the coding sequence ATGTTTACCGGAATTATCGAAGCGGTGGGAACCCTGGCCGAACTGCGCCGTCAGGGCGACGACATGGCCCTCACCGTCCATGCACCAGGCCTGGATTTTAGCGACGTCAAACTGGGCGACTCCATCGCCACCAACGGTGTCTGCCTCACCGTCGTGGCGCTGGGCGACAAGAGCTATACCGCCGATGTGTCGCTGGAAACCCTCTCCCGTACCGGTTTTGCCGCGGCCAAAGTGGGTGATCGGGTCAACCTCGAGAAGGCGCTGATGCCTACCTCCCGCCTCGGCGGCCATCTGGTCTCCGGCCACGTGGACGGGGTAGGTGAAGTGAAAAGCGTCTCCAGCAGCGGCCGCGCCATCGAGTACTGGATCAAGGCGCCGGGGGAGCTCTCCCGCTACATCGCCGAGAAGGGCTCCATTGCGGTGGATGGCATCAGCCTCACCGTCAACGCCGTGCAGGGCGACCTTTTCCGCCTGACGATCGTGCCCCACACCGCGCAGGAGACCACCATCGCCAGCTGGAGGCCGGGTCACAAGGTCAACCTGGAGGTGGATCAGATCGCCCGTTATCTGGAGCGGTTGATGATGGGCAAGCCCCAGGAGAGCAGTGCCTCGACCCTGACCATGGAGACGCTGGCCAAGGCCGGTTTTCTCTAA
- the ribBA gene encoding bifunctional 3,4-dihydroxy-2-butanone-4-phosphate synthase/GTP cyclohydrolase II: MALSTTQEIIADIKAGKMVILMDDEDRENEGDLIMAASCVRPEDINFMARYGRGLICLTLTRDRCKQLALPLMVDRNNAQFSTAFTVTIEAAEGVTTGISAADRAVTVQAAVAPNAKAADLVQPGHIFPLMAQDGGVLTRAGHTEAGCDLARLAGYEAASVIVEILNEDGSMARRPDLEIFAEQHGIKLGTIADLIEYRNQHETTVEKVAECKLPTEFGEFDLITFRDTIDNQVHFALKKGEVQADQPTLVRVHLHDVLSDLLLTDRHAARSWPLPKSMARIASEGGVLVILGAESHGEELLARVKGFEAADKGLAPEGAKWQGTSRRVGVGSQILKALGVSKMRLLSSPKKYHALGGFGLEVVEYVGE, translated from the coding sequence ATGGCGCTGAGCACAACCCAGGAAATCATTGCCGATATCAAGGCGGGCAAGATGGTGATCCTGATGGATGACGAAGACAGGGAGAACGAAGGTGACCTCATCATGGCCGCCTCCTGCGTCCGTCCGGAGGATATCAACTTCATGGCCCGCTACGGCCGTGGCCTCATCTGCCTGACGCTGACCCGGGATCGCTGCAAGCAGCTGGCGCTGCCGCTGATGGTGGATCGCAACAATGCCCAGTTCTCCACCGCCTTCACCGTGACCATCGAAGCGGCCGAAGGGGTGACGACCGGTATCTCCGCCGCCGATCGCGCGGTGACCGTGCAGGCGGCGGTGGCGCCCAATGCCAAGGCGGCCGATCTGGTGCAGCCGGGCCATATCTTCCCGCTGATGGCGCAGGATGGCGGCGTGCTGACCCGTGCCGGTCACACCGAGGCGGGCTGCGATCTGGCCCGTCTGGCCGGTTACGAGGCGGCTTCCGTCATCGTCGAGATCCTCAACGAGGATGGCTCCATGGCGCGCCGTCCGGATTTAGAGATCTTCGCCGAACAGCACGGCATCAAGCTTGGTACCATTGCCGACCTTATCGAGTACCGCAACCAGCACGAGACCACGGTCGAGAAGGTGGCCGAGTGCAAGCTGCCCACCGAGTTTGGCGAGTTTGACCTCATCACCTTCCGCGACACCATCGACAATCAGGTTCACTTCGCCCTGAAAAAGGGTGAGGTTCAGGCCGATCAGCCGACGCTGGTGCGCGTCCATCTGCACGATGTGCTGAGCGATTTGCTGCTGACCGACCGCCACGCTGCCCGCAGCTGGCCGCTGCCCAAATCCATGGCGCGCATCGCCAGCGAAGGCGGGGTGCTGGTGATTTTGGGGGCGGAATCCCATGGCGAGGAGCTGCTGGCCCGGGTCAAGGGCTTTGAAGCCGCCGACAAGGGGCTGGCGCCGGAAGGGGCCAAGTGGCAGGGCACCTCACGCCGGGTTGGCGTGGGCTCCCAGATCCTTAAGGCGCTCGGCGTGAGCAAGATGCGTCTGCTGAGCTCGCCGAAGAAGTACCATGCCCTCGGCGGTTTCGGGCTGGAAGTGGTTGAGTACGTCGGCGAGTAA
- the ribE gene encoding 6,7-dimethyl-8-ribityllumazine synthase, which translates to MKVIEGNIAAPEARVAIVVARFNSFINDSLVNGAVDVLKRQGQVQDSNLTLVKVPGAVEMPLVIKKLAKSGQYDAIVAVGTVIRGGTYHFDLVANENSKGMAQVMMEYEIPVAFGVLTTENIEQAIERAGTKAGNKGAEAALAALEMINVLKELDV; encoded by the coding sequence ATGAAGGTTATCGAAGGAAATATCGCCGCTCCTGAGGCGCGCGTTGCTATTGTTGTTGCCCGTTTCAACAGCTTCATCAACGACAGTCTGGTGAACGGCGCGGTGGACGTACTGAAGCGTCAAGGTCAAGTGCAGGACAGCAACCTGACACTGGTAAAAGTGCCGGGCGCGGTTGAAATGCCATTGGTCATCAAGAAGCTGGCCAAGAGTGGTCAATACGACGCCATCGTGGCGGTCGGTACTGTCATCCGTGGCGGCACCTACCACTTCGACCTGGTGGCAAACGAGAACAGCAAGGGCATGGCCCAGGTAATGATGGAATATGAAATTCCCGTTGCCTTCGGTGTGCTGACCACTGAAAACATTGAACAAGCCATCGAGCGTGCAGGTACCAAGGCGGGTAACAAGGGTGCAGAGGCTGCACTGGCAGCGCTCGAAATGATCAACGTCCTGAAAGAACTGGACGTGTAA
- the nusB gene encoding transcription antitermination factor NusB, giving the protein MKPSERRKARHCATQAIYQWQMTKANVGDIEEQFKIDQDTKGVDLSYFRDLLFGVALHCNELDKVFAPYLSRPLEEVDMVDKAILRLATYELTRRDDVPPRVVINEAIELAKAFAADDSHKFVNGVLDKVIKSLNKR; this is encoded by the coding sequence TTGAAACCGTCTGAGCGCCGTAAAGCCCGCCATTGCGCCACCCAGGCCATCTACCAGTGGCAGATGACCAAGGCTAACGTGGGTGACATCGAAGAGCAGTTCAAGATCGATCAGGACACCAAGGGTGTAGACCTGAGCTATTTCCGCGATCTGCTGTTCGGGGTAGCCCTCCACTGCAACGAGCTGGACAAGGTGTTTGCACCTTACCTCTCCCGTCCGCTGGAAGAAGTGGACATGGTGGACAAGGCGATCCTGCGTCTGGCGACCTACGAGCTGACCCGTCGTGATGATGTACCGCCGCGCGTGGTCATCAACGAAGCGATCGAGCTGGCCAAAGCCTTCGCCGCCGATGACAGCCACAAGTTTGTCAACGGTGTACTGGACAAGGTGATCAAGTCGCTGAACAAGCGTTGA
- the thiL gene encoding thiamine-phosphate kinase has translation MGEFELIDKYFKVPHARKDVVMGPGDDCALLTLPPDTQLAVSTDTLVSGVHFFPDMDPVDLGYKALAVNLSDLAAMGAEPRWVSLALTLPAINEGWVAGFAEGFLELAEYYNVALVGGDMTRGPLSITISVKGSVPAGRALMRSGAKAGDGIYVTGTLGDAALALSHLLGKRTLNENQLAAVLPRLDHPHPRILAGQALRGLAGSALDLSDGLASDLGHILKASGVRAQIDLDLLPLSPVLQDAVSEQEAWQLALAGGDDYELCFTVPEEHRGALDTALAHSGVKFSRIGRIVAGEPGIDYLRGEQVVALQLKGWDHFA, from the coding sequence ATGGGTGAATTTGAGCTGATTGATAAGTACTTCAAGGTTCCCCACGCCCGCAAGGACGTGGTGATGGGCCCTGGAGATGACTGTGCCCTGCTGACCCTGCCCCCCGATACCCAGCTGGCGGTGAGCACCGACACTCTGGTGAGCGGCGTACACTTCTTTCCCGACATGGATCCGGTAGATCTCGGCTACAAGGCGCTGGCGGTCAATCTCTCCGATCTCGCCGCCATGGGGGCCGAGCCGCGCTGGGTGTCGCTGGCGCTGACCCTGCCTGCCATCAACGAAGGTTGGGTTGCCGGTTTTGCCGAAGGGTTCCTGGAGCTGGCCGAGTACTACAACGTCGCGCTGGTGGGGGGAGATATGACCCGCGGGCCGCTCTCCATCACCATTTCGGTGAAGGGGTCGGTGCCTGCCGGGCGCGCCCTGATGCGCAGCGGCGCCAAAGCCGGTGACGGCATCTATGTCACCGGCACTCTGGGGGATGCCGCGCTGGCGCTCTCCCACCTGCTGGGCAAACGCACCCTCAACGAGAACCAGCTGGCGGCCGTGCTGCCACGGCTCGACCATCCGCATCCCCGCATTCTGGCGGGTCAGGCGCTGCGCGGGCTGGCGGGCAGTGCGCTGGACCTCTCCGACGGTCTGGCATCGGATCTCGGCCATATCCTCAAAGCGTCCGGCGTGCGGGCCCAGATCGATCTCGATCTGCTGCCGCTCTCGCCGGTGCTGCAGGATGCGGTGAGCGAGCAGGAGGCGTGGCAACTGGCGCTGGCCGGTGGCGATGACTACGAGCTCTGTTTTACCGTACCGGAGGAGCACCGCGGCGCGCTCGATACGGCGCTGGCCCACAGCGGGGTCAAGTTCAGCCGCATCGGCCGTATCGTGGCGGGCGAGCCCGGCATCGACTACCTGCGTGGCGAACAAGTGGTGGCGTTGCAACTGAAAGGGTGGGATCACTTCGCATGA
- a CDS encoding phosphatidylglycerophosphatase A — protein sequence MSLFRIKPELTRLDLKNPLHFLAVGFGSGLSPKAPGTMGTLAAIPLYLLVSGLPTHWFIALLAAGFVVGIRICQSATDAIGMPDHGAIVWDEVIGFGVTMIAAPAGWEWVVAGFALFRLFDVLKPWPISWFDRRIHGGFGIMLDDLIAGLFALFCMQLLAFWLG from the coding sequence ATGAGTTTGTTCAGGATAAAACCCGAGCTGACACGACTGGATCTGAAAAATCCGCTTCATTTTTTAGCGGTGGGGTTTGGTTCCGGTCTCAGCCCCAAGGCGCCGGGCACCATGGGCACCCTGGCGGCCATTCCGCTCTATCTGCTGGTGAGCGGTCTGCCGACCCACTGGTTCATCGCCTTGCTGGCGGCGGGCTTTGTGGTGGGGATCCGCATCTGCCAGAGCGCTACCGATGCCATCGGCATGCCGGATCACGGCGCCATCGTCTGGGACGAGGTGATTGGTTTTGGTGTCACCATGATCGCCGCGCCAGCCGGTTGGGAGTGGGTGGTGGCGGGCTTCGCGCTGTTCCGGTTGTTTGATGTGCTTAAGCCCTGGCCCATCTCCTGGTTTGATCGCCGCATTCATGGCGGATTCGGCATCATGCTGGACGATCTGATCGCCGGCCTGTTCGCCCTGTTTTGTATGCAATTACTGGCGTTCTGGCTCGGCTGA
- a CDS encoding ABC transporter ATP-binding protein: protein MSLLEVKNLRIEYPSRYGVLAAVKDLSFSIEKGEIVGVVGESGAGKSTIGNAVIDLLSPPGHIARGDIYLNGELISGKSQNEMRAIRGSRIGFIFQDPMTSLNPLFTVEHQLVETILANTDLSREAAFAKALALMGAVGIPQPELRIKQYPHQFSGGMRQRVVIAIALSCDPELIIADEPTTALDVSIQDQILQLIRTLCKERQVGCMLVTHDMGVVSNVTDKVAVMYRGDLVEFGTTEQVLGSPNHPYTRSLISAVPRSDVKLVRFPLVSYIEDASAPETNIDLKTHWLGQSQDERAYEGALLRVENVDLKFVTKDSIFPSRRQYVRACNNISFEIFEGETFGLVGESGSGKSTIARAITGLYPPDTGKIFFEGIDLTALKSERERRPLRRQMQMVFQNPYSSMNPRMKVRDIIAEPIRFHQLASSESQIEGIVNDLLDHVGLGRGAGVKYPHEFSGGQRQRISIARALATRPRFLICDEPTSALDVSVQAQILNLLKDLQQELKLTMLFISHDLPVIRQMCDRIGVMQHGHLVEVAETEKLFTNAEHEYSRKLISLMPEFKGMSREGLEIAS from the coding sequence ATGTCCTTGCTCGAAGTAAAGAACTTGCGGATCGAGTACCCCTCCCGCTACGGGGTGCTGGCCGCGGTGAAGGATCTCTCTTTCTCTATCGAAAAGGGTGAGATTGTCGGGGTGGTCGGTGAATCCGGCGCCGGCAAGTCCACCATCGGCAACGCCGTTATCGATCTGCTCAGCCCCCCCGGGCACATTGCCCGTGGCGATATCTATCTCAATGGCGAGCTTATCTCCGGCAAGAGCCAGAACGAGATGCGGGCCATCCGTGGCTCCCGTATCGGGTTCATCTTCCAGGACCCCATGACCTCCCTCAACCCGCTGTTCACCGTTGAGCATCAGCTGGTGGAGACCATTCTGGCCAATACCGACCTCTCTCGCGAGGCTGCTTTTGCCAAGGCGCTGGCGCTGATGGGGGCGGTGGGGATCCCGCAGCCGGAGCTGCGCATCAAGCAGTATCCGCACCAGTTCTCCGGTGGCATGCGTCAGCGGGTGGTGATTGCCATCGCGCTCTCCTGCGATCCGGAGCTGATCATCGCCGATGAGCCGACCACGGCGCTGGACGTCTCCATTCAGGATCAGATCCTCCAGCTTATCCGCACCCTCTGCAAAGAGCGTCAGGTGGGCTGCATGCTGGTGACTCACGACATGGGGGTGGTCTCCAACGTCACCGACAAGGTGGCGGTGATGTATCGCGGTGATCTGGTGGAGTTCGGCACCACCGAGCAGGTGCTGGGCAGCCCCAATCACCCCTATACCCGCAGCCTCATCTCGGCGGTCCCCCGCTCCGACGTGAAGCTGGTGCGCTTCCCGCTGGTCTCCTATATCGAGGATGCCAGTGCGCCGGAAACCAATATCGACCTCAAGACCCACTGGCTCGGCCAGAGTCAGGACGAGCGTGCCTATGAAGGGGCGCTGCTGCGGGTGGAGAACGTCGATCTGAAGTTCGTCACCAAGGACTCCATCTTCCCGAGCCGCCGCCAGTATGTGCGGGCCTGCAACAACATCAGCTTCGAGATCTTCGAAGGGGAGACCTTCGGTCTGGTGGGGGAGTCCGGCTCCGGCAAATCGACCATTGCCCGCGCCATCACCGGCCTCTATCCGCCTGATACCGGCAAGATCTTCTTCGAGGGGATCGATCTGACCGCGCTCAAGAGCGAGCGTGAGCGCCGTCCGCTGCGCCGCCAGATGCAGATGGTGTTCCAGAACCCCTATTCGTCAATGAACCCGCGGATGAAGGTGCGCGACATCATTGCCGAGCCGATCCGCTTCCATCAGCTGGCGAGCAGCGAGAGCCAGATCGAGGGGATCGTCAACGATCTGCTGGATCACGTCGGGCTCGGCCGCGGTGCCGGGGTCAAGTATCCCCACGAGTTCTCCGGCGGCCAGCGCCAGCGCATCTCCATCGCCCGCGCCCTGGCCACGCGCCCGCGTTTTCTCATCTGCGACGAGCCAACCTCGGCGCTGGATGTGTCGGTGCAGGCCCAGATCCTCAACCTGCTCAAGGATCTGCAGCAGGAGCTCAAGCTCACCATGTTGTTCATCAGCCACGATCTGCCGGTGATCCGTCAGATGTGCGACCGCATCGGGGTGATGCAGCACGGTCATCTGGTGGAAGTGGCCGAGACCGAGAAACTCTTTACCAATGCCGAGCATGAGTACAGCCGCAAGCTGATCTCCCTCATGCCGGAGTTCAAGGGAATGTCCCGCGAGGGGCTGGAAATCGCAAGCTAG
- a CDS encoding ABC transporter substrate-binding protein has product MKKGLSKIALALFAAGFAFSVSAADIKVGVASDATSLDPQEQLSGQTLEMSHLVFDPLMRYTQDLQFEPRLAEKFERVDDKTVRFHLRKGVKFHSGNDFTADDVVWTVNRLKASVDFKAIFDPISEVKKVDDYTVDLVTAKPFPLVLQTVTYIFPMDSKFYTGKTEAGKDKAEIVKNGDSYASTHVSGTGPFTVKFREQGVKLDYARNANYWDKASKGNVENLTVVPIKEDATRVAALLGGDVDMIYPVAPNDLERVKNGKDSQLVTLSGTRAIIIELNQNTNPALKDKRVRQAINYAINQVGIVEKINKGFGTPAGQLSPKGYAGHNEALVPQYDLAKAKELMKEAGYEKGFKMTFISPAARYVNDVKIAQAVSAMLAKINIKVDLKTMPVAQYWPEFDKCAADMQLIGWHSDTEDTANFFEFLTFTKDAKTGMGQYNCAGYANAEADKMVMDANAETDPAKRAEMLKKVEAMLIEDAAYVPLHWEDLAYGAKKNVDIKPVVNVMNFPYLGDLVVSK; this is encoded by the coding sequence ATGAAAAAAGGATTGTCCAAGATTGCCCTGGCGCTGTTTGCCGCCGGTTTCGCCTTCAGTGTCTCAGCCGCTGATATCAAGGTGGGTGTCGCCTCTGACGCCACGTCGCTGGATCCGCAGGAGCAGCTCTCCGGTCAGACCCTGGAGATGTCGCACCTGGTATTCGATCCCCTGATGCGTTACACCCAGGACCTGCAGTTCGAGCCCCGTCTGGCCGAGAAGTTCGAGCGTGTCGATGACAAGACCGTCCGCTTCCACCTGCGCAAAGGGGTCAAGTTCCACTCCGGTAACGACTTCACCGCTGACGACGTGGTGTGGACCGTCAACCGTCTGAAAGCCTCCGTCGACTTCAAGGCGATCTTCGATCCCATTAGCGAAGTGAAGAAGGTCGATGACTACACCGTGGATCTCGTCACCGCCAAGCCGTTCCCGCTGGTGCTGCAGACCGTCACCTACATCTTCCCGATGGACTCCAAGTTCTACACCGGCAAGACCGAAGCGGGCAAAGACAAGGCCGAGATCGTCAAAAACGGCGACTCCTATGCCTCTACCCACGTCTCCGGTACTGGCCCGTTCACCGTCAAGTTCCGCGAGCAGGGTGTGAAGCTGGATTATGCCCGCAACGCCAACTACTGGGACAAAGCCTCCAAGGGTAACGTCGAGAACCTGACCGTGGTGCCGATCAAGGAAGATGCGACCCGTGTTGCAGCCCTGCTGGGTGGCGACGTGGATATGATCTATCCGGTTGCGCCGAACGATCTGGAGCGAGTGAAGAATGGCAAGGACTCCCAGCTGGTCACCCTGTCCGGTACCCGCGCCATCATCATCGAGCTGAACCAGAACACCAACCCGGCGCTGAAAGACAAGCGCGTGCGTCAGGCGATCAACTACGCCATCAACCAAGTGGGCATCGTCGAGAAGATCAACAAGGGCTTCGGTACCCCTGCTGGCCAGCTGAGCCCGAAAGGCTATGCCGGTCACAACGAGGCGCTGGTGCCCCAGTATGATCTGGCCAAGGCCAAGGAGCTGATGAAGGAGGCCGGTTACGAGAAAGGCTTCAAGATGACCTTCATCTCCCCGGCAGCGCGCTACGTCAACGACGTCAAGATTGCCCAGGCTGTCTCCGCCATGCTGGCCAAGATCAACATCAAGGTGGATCTGAAGACCATGCCGGTGGCCCAGTACTGGCCGGAGTTTGACAAGTGCGCCGCCGACATGCAGCTGATTGGCTGGCACTCCGACACTGAAGATACCGCGAACTTCTTCGAGTTCCTGACCTTCACCAAGGATGCCAAGACCGGTATGGGCCAGTACAACTGCGCCGGTTATGCCAACGCCGAAGCTGACAAGATGGTGATGGATGCCAATGCCGAGACCGATCCGGCCAAGCGTGCCGAGATGCTGAAAAAGGTCGAGGCCATGCTGATCGAAGATGCTGCCTACGTGCCGTTGCACTGGGAAGATCTGGCCTATGGCGCCAAGAAAAACGTCGACATCAAGCCGGTGGTCAACGTGATGAACTTCCCTTACCTGGGTGACCTGGTGGTCAGCAAGTAA
- a CDS encoding ABC transporter permease: protein MFTFLLKRFYQAVIVMFVISLVAFSIQDNLGDPLRELVGQSVSEAQRHELREKMGLNDPFLIKYSRFLKNAVHGDLGTSYFFKRPALEVILDKLVATLELVFAAALIIVVVSIPLGVYSAIRPRSIPTKIIMAGSSIGISIPVFLTAIMLMYLFSIQLGWLPAYGRGETRNLLGWESGFFTWDGIKHLILPAVSLSSIMLPLFIRLVRSEMLEQLSSEYVKFARAKGLDNNKVYYQHALKNTMLPVITVGGVQIGTMVAYTILTESVFQWPGTGFLFLEAIHRVDTPLITAYVIFVGLIFVVTNTLVDLLYGLINPTVNLTAKG, encoded by the coding sequence ATGTTTACATTCCTGCTGAAACGGTTCTATCAGGCCGTGATAGTGATGTTCGTCATCAGCCTGGTCGCCTTCTCCATCCAGGATAACCTGGGTGACCCGTTGCGCGAGCTGGTGGGACAATCCGTCTCCGAAGCCCAGCGTCACGAGTTGCGCGAGAAGATGGGCCTTAACGATCCCTTCCTCATCAAATACAGCCGTTTTTTGAAAAATGCGGTGCATGGGGATTTGGGCACCTCCTATTTCTTCAAGCGACCCGCTCTCGAGGTGATCCTCGACAAGCTGGTGGCTACCCTTGAGCTGGTGTTTGCTGCCGCGCTCATCATCGTGGTGGTTTCCATTCCACTCGGTGTCTATTCGGCGATCCGCCCGCGCAGCATTCCCACCAAGATCATCATGGCGGGGAGCAGTATCGGTATCTCGATCCCGGTATTTTTGACCGCCATCATGCTGATGTACCTCTTCTCCATCCAGCTGGGCTGGCTGCCGGCCTATGGCCGCGGCGAGACCCGTAACCTGCTGGGCTGGGAGTCGGGCTTCTTCACCTGGGATGGCATCAAGCACCTGATCCTGCCCGCGGTGTCGCTCTCCTCCATCATGTTGCCGCTGTTTATCCGCTTGGTGCGCTCCGAAATGCTGGAGCAGCTCTCCTCCGAGTACGTCAAGTTCGCCCGCGCCAAGGGGCTGGACAACAACAAGGTCTACTATCAGCACGCCCTCAAAAACACCATGCTGCCGGTCATTACCGTTGGCGGGGTGCAGATCGGTACCATGGTGGCCTACACCATCCTGACCGAGAGCGTGTTCCAGTGGCCGGGCACCGGCTTCCTGTTCCTTGAGGCGATCCACCGGGTCGATACCCCGCTGATCACCGCCTACGTCATCTTCGTGGGGCTGATCTTCGTGGTGACCAATACCCTGGTCGACCTGCTCTATGGGTTGATTAACCCGACCGTTAACCTGACTGCCAAGGGGTAA
- a CDS encoding ABC transporter permease, with amino-acid sequence MSNAVTASPSRWARFKNSDIVYYFLRDKVAMFSFAVFVVFVLAALLAPWLAPHNVYDQTSFDLMDAELPPSWLEGGEERFWLGTDNQGRDIWSTILYGARISLSIGLFAVALQLVLGIVIGLIAGYFGGRIDNLLMRFADVQLSFSTMMVAIIISAIFQATFGSEFYSKFAIMMLVVIIGIAEWPQYARTVRASVLAEKKKEYVEAAKVMGFRAPRIMFRHILPNCLSPILVISTVQVANAIMSEAALSFLGLGMPVDQPSLGSLISVGFNYIFSGSWWITAFPGICLVVLVLVINLLGDWLRDVFNPKIYKG; translated from the coding sequence ATGAGTAACGCTGTAACTGCAAGCCCAAGCCGTTGGGCACGATTCAAGAACTCTGACATCGTCTACTACTTCCTGCGGGACAAGGTAGCCATGTTCAGCTTTGCGGTGTTCGTGGTATTTGTGCTGGCGGCGCTGCTGGCCCCCTGGCTGGCCCCACACAACGTCTATGACCAGACCAGTTTTGATCTGATGGATGCCGAACTGCCTCCCTCATGGCTGGAAGGGGGCGAAGAGCGCTTCTGGCTCGGTACCGACAACCAGGGACGGGATATCTGGAGTACCATCCTCTATGGCGCCCGCATTTCGCTCTCCATCGGCCTGTTTGCGGTGGCGTTGCAGCTGGTGCTGGGTATCGTCATCGGTCTGATTGCGGGTTACTTCGGTGGTCGCATCGACAACCTGCTGATGCGCTTTGCCGACGTGCAGCTGTCGTTTTCCACCATGATGGTGGCGATCATCATCTCCGCCATCTTTCAGGCAACCTTTGGCTCCGAGTTCTACTCCAAGTTCGCCATCATGATGCTGGTGGTGATCATCGGTATTGCCGAGTGGCCGCAGTACGCCCGTACCGTGCGTGCCTCTGTGCTGGCGGAGAAGAAGAAGGAGTATGTGGAAGCGGCCAAGGTAATGGGGTTCCGTGCCCCGCGCATCATGTTCCGCCACATTTTGCCCAACTGCCTGTCGCCCATTCTGGTGATCTCCACCGTGCAGGTGGCCAACGCCATCATGAGTGAAGCTGCTCTCTCCTTCCTCGGTCTGGGGATGCCGGTTGATCAGCCGTCACTGGGGTCGCTTATCAGCGTCGGCTTCAACTACATCTTCTCCGGCTCCTGGTGGATCACCGCGTTCCCGGGCATCTGTCTGGTGGTGCTGGTGCTGGTCATCAACCTGCTGGGTGACTGGCTGCGGGATGTGTTTAACCCCAAGATCTACAAAGGGTAA